In the genome of Magnolia sinica isolate HGM2019 chromosome 2, MsV1, whole genome shotgun sequence, one region contains:
- the LOC131236800 gene encoding pentatricopeptide repeat-containing protein At5g38730: MAFLISRKNETQFVRSVSAIVLKGNWNHLSKTQISSSLTSSVVNHILLHLSKDSCYLSWAFFKWVESLPHYQHSLEPYWTMIHLLTKQKQFKTAQKLLERIAFRDFLSSPSVLSSLISGNKDPNSNSQILSWLVIHYARSKMIQDALQIFDQMKINGLIPHLHACSALLNALAKARLTATAWKIYDEMLRIRVVANAHIFNVMIHVCYKLGDVERAEKLVNEMEWKGVFPDLFSYNTLISLFCKKGMHYEALAVPEHMEREGIYPDIVTYNSLIYGFCREGRMREALRLFKEIKAVVPNQVTYTTLIDGYCRVNDINEAFRLREEMEAKGLYAGVVTYNSIIRKLCEEGKMRAAHDMLNEMSERKVEPDNVTCNTLINAYCKRGNMELAWKIRNKMLEAGLVLDQFTYKALIHGFCKVQEVNEAKEVLFDMLDAGLSPSYSTYSWLVDGYCKQDNKEAVLNLPAELTKRGFSADTSVYRALIRSFCKKGMVAFAEKMFSQMQGNGLSGDTLVYTSLAFAYLNAGNPNAALEMTDGMAKNRLMITAKIYNCLNASYADAKGTLDLFWDLAVEKGLIAKNVFKLMESSKSKI; encoded by the exons ATGGCTTTCTTAATTTCTAGAAAAAATGAGACCCAATTCGTCCGAAGCGTCTCTGCAATTGTTTTGAAGGGGAATTGGAATCATTTATCAAAAACCCAGATCAGTTCTAGCCTGACGTCTTCTGTGGTAAACCACATTCTGCTACACCTTTCAAAAGATAGCTGTTATCTTTCGTGGGCTTTCTTCAAGTGGGTAGAATCCCTTCCCCATTATCAGCACTCTTTAGAACCCTACTGGACCATGATTCATCTCCTCACAAAGCAAAAACAATTCAAAACTGCTCAGAAATTGCTTGAGAGGATTGCTTTTAGAGATTTCCTTTCATCACCCTCGGTTTTAAGTTCTCTGATTAGTGGCAACAAAGACCCCAATTCAAATTCTCAAATTTTGAGTTGGCTTGTGATTCATTACGCCCGCTCGAAGATGATCCAAGATGCCCTCCAGATATTTgatcaaatgaaaatcaatggaTTGATACCtcatctgcatgcttgtagtGCACTTTTGAATGCACTCGCGAAGGCTAGACTCACTGCAACTGCATGGAAAATATATGACGAAATGCTCCGAATCAGGGTCGTTGCGAATGCCCATATTTTTAATGTCATGATCCATGTTTGTTACAAGTTGGGGGACGTGGAGAGGGCAGAGAAGTTGGTGAATGAGATGGAATGGAAGGGTGTTTTTCCTGATCTGTTCTCTTATAATACACTGATTTCACTGTTCTGCAAGAAAGGCATGCATTACGAAGCTTTGGCTGTTCCGGAACACATGGAAAGGGAAGGCATTTATCCAGATATTGTAACATATAATTCCCTTATTTATGGGTTCTGCAGAGAAGGTAGAATGAGGGAGGCATTGAGGCTTTTTAAGGAAATCAAGGCTGTGGTTCCCAACCAAGTAACTTACACTACGCTGATTGATGGCTACTGTAGAGTGAACGACATCAATGAAGCATTCAGATTGCGTGAAGAAATGGAAGCGAAAGGGCTGTATGCCGGAGTGGTTACTTATAATTCGATCATACGCAAGCTGTGTGAGGAAGGAAAAATGAGAGCTGCACATGACATGTTGAATGAAATGAGTGAAAGGAAGGTCGAACCCGACAATGTCACCTGCAACACCTTGATTAATGCTTATTGCAAGAGGGGGAATATGGAACTTGCATGGAAAATTAGGAATAAGATGTTAGAGGCAGGATTGGTCCTCGATCAATTTACTTACAAAGCTCTTATTCATGGGTTTTGCAAGGTCCAAGAAGTGAATGAGGCTAAAGAAGTCCTCTTTGATATGTTGGATGCAG GATTGTCTCCGAGTTATAGCACCTATTCATGGCTTGTAGATGGTTATTGCAAGCAAGACAACAAAGAGGCAGTTCTAAATCTCCCTGCAGAGCTTACAAAAAGAGGTTTCTCTGCAGATACTTCTGTTTACAGGGCACTGATAAGGAGTTTTTGCAAGAAAGGAATGGTTGCTTTTGCAGAAAAAATGTTCAGTCAGATGCAAGGAAACGGTTTATCCGGTGACACTCTTGTTTACACCAGCCTTGCCTTTGCTTACTTGAATGCTGGGAATCCAAATGCAGCATTAGAGATGACTGATGGGATGGCTAAGAATCGGTTGATGATAACTGCCAAGATTTACAACTGCCTCAATGCTTCTTATGCTGATGCAAAGGGCACGCTGGATTTGTTTTGGGATCTTGCCGTCGAAAAAGGCCTGATTGCAAAGAATGTTTTCAAGTTGATGGAGTCGtcaaaatcaaagatttaa